The proteins below are encoded in one region of Flavobacterium nackdongense:
- the pstB gene encoding phosphate ABC transporter ATP-binding protein PstB, translating into MRDIKIHVNDLSLYYGEKQALKEISMQIPANKVTALIGPSGCGKSTFLRCINRMNDLIPSVKITGEMLVEGIDIYDKNVDVVNIRKKIGMVFQKSNPFPKSIYENVAYGPRINGLNDKTQLDEIVETSLRQAAIWDEFKDRLDDSALGLSGGQQQRLCIARTLAVSPDIILMDEPASALDPISTSKIEELVHQLKEQYTIIIVTHNMQQAARTSDHTAFFYMGELIEMGKTNTIFTKPEKKQTEDYITGRFG; encoded by the coding sequence ATGAGAGATATAAAAATACATGTTAATGATTTGTCATTATACTACGGCGAGAAACAAGCGTTGAAAGAAATTTCGATGCAAATTCCAGCCAATAAAGTAACGGCATTGATAGGCCCTTCTGGTTGCGGAAAATCTACTTTTCTGAGATGCATCAACAGAATGAATGATTTGATTCCGAGTGTAAAAATCACTGGAGAAATGCTTGTAGAAGGAATCGACATCTACGACAAAAATGTGGATGTTGTCAATATTAGAAAGAAGATCGGAATGGTTTTTCAAAAATCAAATCCTTTTCCAAAATCAATATACGAAAACGTGGCGTATGGACCAAGAATTAATGGTCTGAACGACAAAACGCAATTGGATGAAATTGTGGAAACTTCTTTGCGTCAAGCCGCCATTTGGGATGAATTCAAAGACCGATTAGACGATTCTGCTTTAGGATTATCAGGAGGACAACAGCAGCGTTTGTGTATCGCTCGTACATTGGCGGTAAGCCCAGATATTATTTTGATGGACGAACCAGCTAGTGCATTAGATCCAATTTCAACCTCGAAAATCGAAGAATTGGTGCATCAACTAAAAGAGCAATACACCATAATTATTGTGACTCATAATATGCAACAAGCCGCTAGAACCAGTGATCATACCGCCTTTTTTTATATGGGCGAATTGATAGAAATGGGCAAAACAAATACTATATTTACCAAACCAGAAAAAAAGCAAACCGAAGATTATATCACGGGTCGTTTCGGATAA
- the phoU gene encoding phosphate signaling complex protein PhoU — protein sequence MTHFEIELDKLQSVLIKIGTLAVGQVGESVKALLFEPIEGKEVKKIEMKIDKLDVKIDEICQSIFALQQPVASDLRFIMSSLQISNEIERIGDLAMSVIKRAKNIKEKHDLIAKFEIASFAKDIELIAQKTNECIVLRDEKMIAEILLLNKNIKANGDRIIDKIIDEMKSHSKVVVSGTNLVIALKHLERISDHCSNVAEYVYFVVNAKIIKHDKFEDLNIDTIE from the coding sequence ATGACACATTTTGAAATAGAGCTAGATAAACTACAAAGCGTATTGATAAAAATTGGCACCCTAGCCGTGGGACAAGTAGGCGAATCGGTTAAGGCGCTTCTTTTTGAGCCTATCGAAGGGAAAGAAGTAAAGAAAATTGAAATGAAAATTGATAAATTAGACGTCAAAATCGACGAAATTTGTCAAAGCATCTTTGCTTTACAACAGCCCGTAGCCTCGGATTTGCGTTTTATTATGTCTTCGCTTCAAATCAGTAATGAGATTGAAAGAATAGGTGATTTGGCCATGAGTGTCATAAAAAGAGCGAAGAACATCAAGGAAAAACACGATTTGATTGCCAAGTTTGAAATAGCAAGTTTTGCCAAAGATATTGAATTGATTGCGCAGAAAACCAATGAATGTATTGTATTGCGTGACGAAAAAATGATCGCGGAAATTTTGCTGTTGAATAAAAACATTAAAGCAAATGGAGACAGAATTATCGATAAAATTATCGATGAGATGAAATCACATTCGAAAGTTGTAGTTTCAGGAACTAATTTGGTTATTGCATTGAAACATCTCGAGCGAATTTCAGATCACTGTTCTAATGTGGCGGAGTATGTTTATTTTGTAGTAAATGCCAAAATTATCAAGCACGATAAATTCGAAGATTTGAATATTGATACAATAGAATAA
- a CDS encoding nicotinamide mononucleotide transporter family protein, which translates to MNSISLSEKSILTIKSITNSTYLDIIGLIIVVTASIVLEYHKTVFSFTFQQQNYVFYLGYLSILNTSFSMMGNRLVTKKNNIGNFITTCNTFLSGSIDYLLGNAGAILTYPVSFIGNYLVFKAWKKSKILRSIDFIFYRNIILGFFFSLVLNYIAFQYLSEKPIDWKLFFAITIPAGLTFGGTFNTARMYPDNWFMWQFYNLTKAIQNLMLMNIANVAKYTFYFFNAILGYITWRDDKKKAA; encoded by the coding sequence ATGAACTCAATTTCACTCTCCGAAAAATCGATACTTACCATAAAATCAATAACCAATAGTACTTATTTGGATATTATTGGTTTAATCATTGTTGTTACGGCTTCCATTGTTTTAGAATATCATAAAACGGTTTTCAGTTTTACATTTCAACAGCAGAACTACGTTTTTTATTTAGGATATCTTTCTATTTTGAATACCAGCTTTTCGATGATGGGAAATCGATTGGTTACCAAGAAAAACAATATTGGAAATTTCATTACCACCTGCAATACTTTCTTAAGCGGTTCTATTGATTATTTACTGGGCAATGCCGGAGCAATTCTTACGTATCCCGTCTCATTTATCGGAAATTATCTCGTTTTCAAGGCTTGGAAGAAAAGCAAAATACTGCGTTCTATCGACTTTATCTTTTACAGAAATATCATTTTAGGTTTTTTCTTTTCTTTAGTTTTAAACTACATTGCCTTTCAATACTTATCTGAAAAACCAATAGATTGGAAATTATTTTTTGCTATCACAATACCGGCAGGATTGACTTTTGGTGGAACATTCAACACGGCAAGAATGTACCCTGACAATTGGTTTATGTGGCAATTTTACAATTTAACAAAAGCCATTCAGAACCTAATGCTAATGAACATTGCCAATGTTGCCAAATATACTTTCTATTTTTTCAATGCTATTTTGGGATACATCACGTGGAGAGACGACAAGAAAAAAGCAGCCTAA
- the polA gene encoding DNA polymerase I has translation MSQKRLFLLDAYALIFRGYFAFIKNPRINSKGMDTSAIMGFMNALMDVIKREKPDHLAVAFDKGGSDYRYEMYQEYKAHRDETPEAIKIAVPYIQELLKAMHIPIIEVAGFEADDLIGTLAKQAEKENFQVFMVTPDKDFAQLVSENIFMYKPARMGNDIEIWGIPEVLEKFEIERPEQVIDFLGMMGDAADNIPGLPGVGEKTAKKFLKEYGSMENLLANTHQLKGAIKDKIEANAELGLLSKKLAAILLDCPVTFNAEDYELSKPDVEKTDELFQELEFRQMKAQFDKYFGTGKEYDEIDTNGSLTPTLSKGEGAEIAQDNVKKVIAKKSNEDQFDLFGFYEDSEASPSPSGKVGMGLATLENTEHFYQSIQGDFAVKLLLQNLMNQTSVCFDTETTGIDALNAELVGMSFSFEKGKAFYVPFPENQEEAQVLADKFKPFFESESIEKIGQNIKYDLKIMSHYGVQIKGKLFDTMIAHYLINPDMRHNMDVLSETYLKYSPKSIEDLIGKKGKNQKSMRDVALEEIKEYAAEDADITYQLKQNFSPILDKAETKKLFDEIEIPLIPVLAAMELEGINLDVPFLKEMSVEMAKESAALEQKIYETAGEKFNLASPKQLGDILFDKLKIGGAKQKKTKTGQYATGEEILSYLANDNEIVRDILEWRQMVKLQSTYIDALPNQVDKKTGRVHTDYMQTVAATGRLSSNNPNLQNIPVRTDRGRLIRKAFIPRDENYTLVSADYSQIELRIIAALSGEENMIKAFQNNEDIHRSTAAKVFNVPLEEVTKEQRSNAKTVNFGIIYGVSAFGLSNQTSLSRKEAAELIDAYYATYPKLKSYMSNQVDFAREHGYVQTVLGRRRYLKDINSANMMVKSGAERNAVNAPIQGSAADIIKIAMINIHKKLTTENWKSKMLLQVHDELVFDVHNSELEKIQPMIKHEMENAFKMDVPLDVEIGMGKNWLEAH, from the coding sequence ATGTCACAAAAACGCCTTTTCCTACTCGATGCTTACGCCTTAATCTTTCGTGGTTATTTTGCTTTTATCAAAAACCCAAGAATTAATTCTAAAGGAATGGACACTTCGGCCATTATGGGATTTATGAATGCCTTGATGGATGTTATCAAACGCGAAAAACCCGATCATTTGGCTGTAGCGTTCGACAAAGGTGGAAGTGATTATCGTTATGAAATGTACCAAGAATACAAAGCCCATCGTGATGAAACCCCAGAAGCCATAAAAATTGCTGTTCCTTATATTCAGGAATTATTAAAAGCAATGCACATTCCAATCATTGAAGTGGCCGGTTTTGAAGCCGATGACTTGATAGGAACTTTGGCCAAACAAGCTGAAAAAGAAAACTTCCAAGTATTTATGGTGACTCCCGATAAGGATTTTGCACAGCTAGTTTCTGAAAATATTTTTATGTACAAACCTGCTCGAATGGGGAACGACATCGAAATTTGGGGCATTCCTGAAGTTTTAGAAAAATTCGAAATCGAACGTCCAGAACAAGTAATTGATTTCCTTGGAATGATGGGCGACGCTGCCGATAATATTCCAGGATTACCGGGTGTTGGCGAAAAAACAGCCAAAAAATTCCTGAAAGAATACGGCTCAATGGAAAATCTTTTGGCCAACACGCATCAACTGAAAGGCGCTATAAAAGATAAAATCGAAGCCAATGCCGAATTGGGTTTATTGTCTAAAAAATTAGCCGCCATTCTGCTGGATTGTCCTGTGACTTTCAATGCCGAAGACTACGAACTATCAAAACCTGATGTTGAAAAAACAGACGAATTATTCCAGGAATTGGAATTCCGCCAGATGAAAGCGCAGTTTGATAAATATTTTGGAACCGGAAAAGAATACGACGAAATCGATACGAATGGAAGCCTCACCCCAACCCTCTCCAAAGGAGAGGGAGCAGAAATTGCGCAAGACAATGTTAAAAAAGTAATTGCCAAAAAATCGAATGAAGATCAATTTGATTTATTTGGGTTTTATGAAGATAGTGAAGCTTCTCCTTCCCCTTCGGGGAAGGTTGGGATGGGGCTTGCAACATTAGAAAACACGGAACATTTTTACCAAAGTATTCAAGGCGATTTTGCGGTAAAATTGCTCTTACAAAATTTAATGAATCAAACTTCGGTTTGTTTTGACACCGAAACCACAGGAATTGATGCCTTGAATGCCGAACTCGTTGGAATGTCGTTTTCTTTCGAAAAAGGGAAAGCTTTTTACGTTCCGTTTCCCGAAAATCAAGAAGAAGCGCAAGTTTTGGCAGATAAATTCAAACCTTTTTTCGAAAGTGAAAGCATCGAAAAAATTGGTCAAAACATCAAATACGACTTGAAAATTATGTCGCATTACGGCGTTCAAATCAAAGGAAAATTATTCGACACGATGATTGCGCATTATTTGATAAATCCCGATATGCGTCACAATATGGATGTTTTGAGTGAAACTTATTTGAAATATTCGCCGAAATCTATTGAAGATTTGATTGGCAAAAAAGGAAAGAATCAAAAATCGATGCGTGATGTAGCATTAGAAGAAATCAAAGAATACGCCGCCGAAGACGCTGATATTACCTATCAATTAAAACAAAATTTCAGCCCGATTCTCGACAAAGCCGAAACCAAAAAATTGTTTGACGAAATCGAAATTCCGTTGATTCCTGTTTTGGCAGCAATGGAATTGGAAGGAATTAATCTGGATGTTCCGTTCCTAAAAGAAATGTCGGTTGAAATGGCAAAAGAAAGTGCCGCTTTGGAGCAAAAAATCTATGAAACGGCGGGTGAGAAATTCAATTTAGCTTCGCCAAAACAACTCGGCGATATTTTATTCGACAAATTGAAAATTGGCGGAGCGAAACAAAAGAAAACCAAAACCGGTCAATATGCGACAGGTGAAGAAATTCTCTCGTATTTGGCAAACGACAACGAAATTGTACGCGACATTCTCGAATGGCGACAAATGGTGAAATTGCAAAGCACCTATATTGATGCTTTACCAAACCAAGTCGATAAAAAAACAGGTCGTGTTCATACCGATTATATGCAAACTGTTGCCGCAACGGGTCGATTGAGTTCCAATAATCCGAATTTGCAAAACATCCCCGTTCGAACCGACAGAGGCCGATTGATTCGAAAAGCCTTTATTCCTCGTGACGAAAACTACACCTTGGTTTCTGCGGATTATTCCCAAATAGAATTGCGAATTATTGCTGCACTATCAGGCGAAGAGAATATGATTAAAGCCTTCCAAAACAACGAAGACATTCACAGAAGTACAGCTGCCAAAGTATTCAACGTGCCATTGGAAGAAGTAACCAAGGAACAACGTAGCAATGCCAAAACGGTGAATTTCGGGATTATTTATGGCGTTTCTGCTTTTGGACTTTCCAATCAAACTTCACTTTCGCGAAAAGAAGCTGCTGAATTGATTGATGCTTACTACGCAACTTACCCAAAACTAAAATCATATATGTCCAATCAAGTCGATTTTGCAAGAGAACACGGTTATGTGCAAACCGTTTTAGGGCGAAGACGTTATTTGAAAGACATTAATTCTGCCAATATGATGGTCAAAAGTGGTGCCGAACGAAATGCGGTAAACGCCCCAATTCAAGGTTCCGCCGCCGATATTATCAAAATTGCGATGATCAATATCCACAAGAAATTAACTACGGAGAATTGGAAATCGAAAATGTTATTGCAAGTACACGATGAGTTGGTGTTTGACGTTCACAACTCGGAATTGGAAAAAATACAACCAATGATCAAACACGAAATGGAAAATGCCTTTAAAATGGATGTTCCGTTGGATGTTGAAATTGGAATGGGTAAAAATTGGCTGGAAGCACATTAA
- a CDS encoding DUF433 domain-containing protein, translated as MEFIEINPKIMIGKPVIKGTRITVEQIISMLAQGISIDEILEEYKGLTKPEVLACLQYAEKILEKTTTLDLDKIAS; from the coding sequence ATGGAATTTATTGAAATTAATCCAAAAATAATGATTGGAAAACCCGTAATCAAAGGGACCAGGATTACTGTTGAGCAAATTATTTCTATGTTGGCTCAAGGAATTTCTATTGATGAAATATTGGAAGAATATAAAGGGTTGACCAAGCCAGAGGTATTAGCTTGTTTGCAATATGCTGAAAAAATTCTTGAAAAAACAACTACGCTGGATTTAGATAAAATTGCTTCTTAA
- a CDS encoding DUF5615 family PIN-like protein, with amino-acid sequence MRFLVDECTGTSVADWLKNENHDVYSVFEQWRGASDDAILEKCHQENYILISSDKDFGEMVFRNQKVHSGIILLRCSPNNFAKRIEVLSKLLKNYSDKLENNFVVVSNENVRIVEVN; translated from the coding sequence ATGCGATTTTTAGTTGATGAATGCACAGGGACTTCTGTTGCCGATTGGCTTAAAAATGAAAACCACGACGTTTATTCGGTCTTTGAACAATGGCGCGGTGCTTCTGATGATGCTATTTTAGAAAAGTGTCATCAAGAAAATTATATTCTTATTAGCTCGGATAAGGATTTTGGTGAAATGGTTTTTAGAAATCAAAAAGTGCATAGCGGTATAATTTTGTTGCGTTGTAGTCCAAATAATTTCGCTAAACGTATAGAAGTTTTATCCAAACTTTTGAAAAATTATTCAGACAAACTTGAAAATAATTTTGTTGTTGTGAGTAACGAAAATGTCAGAATTGTTGAAGTAAATTAA
- a CDS encoding XRE family transcriptional regulator, translating to MSIFSDNLRYLRVKSGMTQQKIADELKIPRERYAKYEGTTDPPLDCLQRISRYFHVSIDLLLSFDIRRVPYENLLQLEENRILLPITVDSDGENKIEIVTAKARAGYLTGYGDPEFVENLQRISLPFLSNGKYRAFPIEGDSMPPHNDKSFIVGKYLEKLADIKDGKTYVVLSRNDGIVYKRLFRKPKRETIFLFHSDNNIYKPYEVKANEILEIWEHVCSFCTQEFQPDDLGVMNVKDMFQQLRLEISELKKG from the coding sequence ATGTCTATATTTTCAGATAATCTCAGATACCTTCGTGTTAAAAGCGGAATGACACAGCAAAAAATTGCTGATGAATTAAAAATACCTCGTGAACGTTATGCAAAATATGAAGGAACAACAGACCCGCCTCTTGATTGCTTACAGAGGATTTCTCGTTATTTTCACGTCAGTATTGATTTACTTTTATCTTTTGATATTCGACGTGTTCCTTATGAGAATTTATTGCAGCTAGAAGAAAACCGAATTTTACTCCCAATTACTGTTGATAGTGACGGCGAAAATAAAATTGAAATTGTTACAGCAAAAGCTAGAGCTGGATATTTGACAGGTTATGGGGATCCAGAATTTGTCGAAAATTTGCAACGCATTTCTTTACCATTTCTATCTAATGGAAAATATCGTGCTTTCCCAATCGAAGGCGATTCGATGCCGCCACACAACGATAAATCTTTTATAGTGGGCAAATACCTTGAAAAGTTAGCAGATATAAAAGACGGAAAAACCTATGTGGTTTTGAGCAGAAACGATGGCATCGTTTACAAAAGGCTTTTTCGGAAACCCAAAAGAGAAACTATTTTTTTATTTCATTCGGATAATAATATTTACAAGCCTTATGAAGTGAAAGCCAATGAAATTCTCGAGATTTGGGAGCACGTTTGCAGCTTTTGCACCCAAGAATTTCAACCCGACGATTTGGGTGTTATGAATGTAAAAGATATGTTTCAGCAATTGCGATTGGAAATTAGCGAATTGAAGAAAGGCTAA
- the dinB gene encoding DNA polymerase IV produces MGRAIVHMDLDTFFVSCERLINPKLNGLPLIIGGSSDRGVVASCSYEARKFGVRSAMPVKYALRLCPQASIIKGDMEYYSNKSHEVTSILKEAAPLVEKASIDEFYLDLTGMDQFFGCYKWTSELSEKIIRESGLPISFALSVNKTVSKIGTGEAKPLGKFEITEKNVKPFLNPLPIQKIPMLGDVTFQLLSRIGIRNIQTLSEMPVEVLQQMIGKNGVEIWKKANGIDNNPVEPYTERKSISTEHTFETDTTDIFLIKSLITGMVEKLSYQLRTEGFLTSTVVFKIRYNNFDTETKQLKIPYTSFDHILTKTAMELFEKLYTRRMRLRLIGIRFTGLVRGSYQINMFEDTTEMVSLYQAIDRIKNRFGSDAVSRCSGARIKQKK; encoded by the coding sequence GTGGGGCGAGCAATAGTACATATGGACTTGGATACTTTCTTCGTTTCCTGCGAACGACTGATTAACCCGAAGCTAAATGGCTTACCGCTCATTATTGGCGGTAGTTCTGATCGTGGCGTGGTGGCATCTTGTTCCTACGAAGCCAGAAAGTTTGGCGTACGCTCCGCAATGCCCGTAAAATATGCACTCCGATTGTGTCCCCAAGCATCGATAATCAAAGGCGATATGGAATACTATTCGAACAAATCGCACGAAGTCACCTCCATCCTAAAAGAGGCCGCGCCACTAGTAGAAAAAGCCAGTATCGACGAGTTCTATTTAGACCTAACCGGAATGGATCAATTTTTTGGCTGCTACAAATGGACTTCGGAATTGTCGGAAAAAATCATCCGAGAAAGTGGTTTGCCCATCAGTTTTGCGCTTTCGGTAAACAAAACCGTTTCAAAAATAGGAACTGGCGAAGCCAAACCCCTAGGCAAATTTGAAATCACAGAAAAAAACGTAAAACCATTTCTAAACCCATTACCCATCCAAAAAATACCGATGCTTGGCGACGTCACTTTTCAGTTATTATCAAGAATTGGCATTCGAAACATCCAAACATTATCCGAAATGCCTGTCGAAGTCTTACAACAAATGATCGGGAAAAACGGTGTTGAAATTTGGAAAAAAGCCAATGGCATCGATAACAACCCCGTAGAACCCTACACCGAACGAAAGTCGATATCAACCGAGCATACTTTTGAAACAGACACCACCGATATTTTTCTCATCAAATCGTTGATTACAGGAATGGTCGAAAAACTATCCTATCAATTGCGAACAGAAGGTTTTTTGACCTCCACAGTAGTCTTCAAAATCCGATACAATAATTTCGACACCGAAACCAAACAACTCAAAATCCCCTACACCTCATTCGACCATATTTTAACCAAAACAGCTATGGAACTTTTCGAAAAATTATACACTCGAAGAATGCGTTTGCGACTGATAGGAATTCGTTTTACAGGCTTGGTTCGCGGCAGCTACCAAATCAATATGTTCGAAGACACCACCGAAATGGTATCGCTCTATCAAGCCATTGATCGAATCAAAAATCGGTTTGGCTCCGATGCCGTTTCGCGTTGTTCAGGCGCTAGGATCAAACAAAAAAAGTAA
- a CDS encoding DNA polymerase III subunit alpha: MSEQKSTTISTPSPSGRAGVGPLNCHSYHSLRYGTIPLNELVEQAKSCGLPSLALTDINTVTGIYDFTKQCKEANIKPIVGVEFRQNNQLLFIGLAKNQKGIGEMCRLLTRHNLEKTNLPEAAPEFENVIVIYPTENIPTQLRHFEYIGIRPEEIIKLFKTEWKDKISKAVILQSVTFRTKKEYNLHRILRAIDNNTLLSKLTEADTCAKSEIMTPIDDLIAKYSDYPEIIKNTECIIEQCHFEFEFNTPRNKKFYTKSKEGDRLLLENLAKSGLTKRYGNNNNEANARVLKELKVINDLNFSGYFLITWDIIQYSKSCGFMHVGRGSGANSIVSYCLGITDICPIELDLYFERFLNENRKSPPDFDIDWSWRERDFILDYIFKRFDPNHVAFCGTNVQFKYRSIFREVGKVFGLAKEELDHLAKSKGKTIDKNSIVNYVEEYGMMLEKYPNQRSMHSCGIIISEEPITNFTALELPPKGFPIVQFDMHVAEDIGFEKFDILSQRGLGTIDEAVKIIEQNRGIKIDITDISLSKNEPKCNEFLSIGKTLGCFYIESPAMRGLLRRLKCDNYKTLVAASSIIRPGVAQSGMMREYIFRHNHPDKFEYFHEVFKEQLGETYGVMVYQEDVIKIALHYAGLSAAYGDILRRAISGKGRSLAELQSVKDQFFVSCQNKGYEVKLSQEVYRQIESFAGYSFCKAHSASYAVESYQSLYLKAYYGIEFMVAAINNGGGFYRPEIYIHEAKMSGASIHNPCVNKSSYQTTVYGTDVYLGLMQLKSLNADLIDSIIKERSSNGDFQSLEDFINRIQVGLESIQTLIFIGAFRFTGQTKSQLIIIARMLLVNFKIENKNSMLIQEPIKEFKLPVVERSFFEDAFDEIEILGFPVSCSPFDLLQTKFRSTVVAKNLNHFVNKEVKLIAYLVSIKQVPTKLGMMFFGTWIDCDGDYFDTAHFPKSVVQYPFKGGGCYLLLGTVAIDYHFPTITILKMAKMPFVVDPRYSNASTLQFKATEQLREDKSLTQRAPYPQEHEIGLPRHKMV, encoded by the coding sequence ATGAGTGAGCAAAAATCGACAACAATTTCAACTCCCTCCCCTTCGGGGAGGGCTGGGGTGGGGCCTCTCAACTGCCACTCCTATCATAGTTTACGTTATGGCACGATTCCGCTAAACGAACTCGTCGAACAAGCAAAATCTTGTGGTTTACCATCTTTGGCACTAACCGATATCAATACGGTTACGGGCATTTATGACTTTACAAAACAATGCAAAGAAGCGAATATCAAACCTATCGTCGGAGTAGAATTCCGTCAAAACAACCAGCTCCTTTTCATTGGCTTAGCCAAAAATCAAAAAGGAATTGGCGAAATGTGCCGACTTTTGACCCGACACAATCTCGAAAAAACCAACTTGCCTGAAGCCGCACCAGAATTCGAAAATGTAATCGTTATTTACCCCACAGAAAACATCCCAACTCAACTACGGCATTTCGAATACATAGGCATTCGCCCAGAGGAAATCATCAAATTATTCAAAACAGAATGGAAAGATAAAATCTCGAAAGCTGTCATCTTGCAATCCGTTACTTTCAGAACCAAGAAAGAATACAATTTGCATAGAATTCTCCGCGCCATCGACAACAATACGTTATTATCAAAACTCACCGAGGCCGACACTTGTGCAAAATCAGAAATAATGACACCAATAGATGATTTAATCGCAAAATATAGTGACTATCCCGAAATCATCAAAAACACCGAATGTATTATTGAGCAATGCCATTTCGAATTTGAATTCAACACGCCTAGAAACAAAAAATTCTATACCAAAAGCAAAGAAGGCGACCGCTTACTATTAGAAAATCTAGCCAAAAGCGGACTCACAAAAAGGTATGGAAACAACAATAACGAAGCCAATGCACGAGTCCTAAAAGAACTCAAAGTCATTAACGATTTGAACTTTAGCGGTTATTTTCTCATCACTTGGGACATCATTCAATACAGCAAAAGTTGCGGATTTATGCACGTGGGTCGGGGTAGCGGTGCCAATAGCATTGTGAGTTATTGTCTTGGCATTACAGACATCTGCCCCATTGAATTGGATTTGTACTTTGAACGCTTCCTGAATGAAAACCGAAAAAGTCCACCCGATTTCGACATTGATTGGTCTTGGCGCGAACGTGATTTTATTCTCGATTATATTTTTAAACGTTTTGATCCCAATCACGTGGCTTTTTGCGGTACCAATGTACAGTTCAAATACCGTTCTATTTTTAGAGAAGTTGGCAAAGTTTTTGGCTTAGCCAAAGAGGAATTAGACCATTTGGCAAAATCAAAAGGAAAAACAATCGATAAAAATTCTATCGTAAATTACGTCGAAGAATATGGTATGATGCTCGAAAAATACCCCAATCAGCGCAGTATGCATTCTTGCGGAATTATCATTTCTGAAGAGCCTATTACCAATTTTACTGCTTTGGAACTACCACCAAAAGGTTTTCCCATAGTTCAATTTGATATGCACGTTGCCGAAGATATTGGTTTTGAAAAATTCGATATTCTAAGCCAACGTGGTTTAGGTACTATCGACGAAGCCGTGAAAATTATTGAGCAAAATCGAGGTATTAAAATTGACATTACAGATATTTCGCTGTCAAAAAATGAACCCAAATGCAACGAATTTCTAAGTATTGGCAAAACATTAGGCTGTTTTTACATCGAAAGTCCTGCAATGCGTGGTTTACTCCGAAGACTCAAATGTGACAATTACAAAACCTTAGTGGCGGCATCGAGCATTATTCGTCCGGGAGTTGCTCAAAGTGGAATGATGCGCGAATACATTTTCAGACACAACCATCCCGATAAGTTTGAATACTTTCACGAGGTTTTCAAAGAACAATTGGGCGAAACTTACGGGGTAATGGTCTATCAAGAAGATGTGATCAAAATAGCGCTTCATTATGCCGGACTTTCGGCTGCTTATGGCGATATTTTGCGTCGAGCCATTAGCGGCAAAGGCAGATCGCTTGCAGAATTACAATCAGTAAAAGACCAGTTTTTTGTATCTTGTCAAAACAAAGGCTATGAGGTAAAACTCAGCCAAGAAGTGTACCGACAAATCGAATCGTTTGCAGGCTATTCGTTTTGCAAAGCACATTCGGCTTCTTACGCGGTAGAAAGTTACCAAAGTTTATACCTAAAAGCCTATTATGGTATCGAGTTTATGGTGGCGGCTATCAATAACGGAGGCGGATTTTACAGACCCGAAATTTACATTCACGAAGCCAAAATGTCGGGAGCAAGCATTCACAATCCGTGCGTTAATAAAAGCAGCTATCAAACTACGGTTTATGGCACCGATGTCTATTTGGGTTTAATGCAGCTTAAGAGTTTGAATGCTGATTTGATTGATTCTATTATTAAAGAACGCAGTTCAAATGGAGATTTTCAATCACTGGAAGATTTTATCAACCGAATTCAAGTAGGTTTAGAAAGCATTCAAACCTTAATTTTTATTGGTGCTTTTCGGTTTACAGGCCAAACAAAAAGTCAATTGATCATTATAGCTCGAATGCTGTTGGTCAATTTCAAAATTGAAAACAAAAATTCAATGCTAATTCAAGAACCCATAAAAGAGTTCAAACTGCCTGTTGTGGAACGTTCTTTTTTTGAAGATGCTTTCGATGAAATAGAAATTCTAGGCTTTCCGGTATCTTGTTCACCATTTGATTTATTGCAAACCAAATTTCGCAGTACTGTGGTAGCCAAAAATTTAAACCATTTTGTAAACAAAGAAGTAAAACTCATCGCTTATTTAGTTTCTATAAAACAAGTGCCTACCAAGCTTGGGATGATGTTTTTCGGTACTTGGATCGATTGCGATGGCGATTATTTTGATACGGCTCATTTTCCAAAAAGCGTGGTTCAATATCCGTTCAAAGGCGGTGGTTGTTACTTATTATTGGGTACAGTAGCTATCGATTATCATTTTCCAACAATTACCATTTTGAAAATGGCCAAGATGCCTTTTGTTGTCGATCCACGTTATTCAAACGCAAGCACATTACAGTTCAAAGCTACAGAACAACTTCGCGAAGACAAAAGTTTAACACAACGTGCGCCTTATCCGCAGGAACACGAAATAGGACTGCCTAGGCACAAAATGGTGTGA